A genome region from Pongo pygmaeus isolate AG05252 chromosome 17, NHGRI_mPonPyg2-v2.0_pri, whole genome shotgun sequence includes the following:
- the RPL17 gene encoding large ribosomal subunit protein uL22 isoform X1: MREDVAEGLTLGAGVGRPLRSSVKMVRYSLDPENPTKSCKSRGSNLRVHFKNTRETAQAIKGMHIRKATKYLKDVTLQKQCVPFRRYNGGVGRCAQAKQWGWTQGRWPKKSAEFLLHMLKNAESNAELKGLDVDSLVIEHIQVNKAPKMRRRTYRAHGRINPYMSSPCHIEMILTEKEQIVPKPEEEVAQKKKISQKKLKKQKLMARE; the protein is encoded by the exons ATGCGGGAGGACGTGGCGGAGGGCCTGACTTTGGGAGCCGGGGTCGGTCGGCCTCTGAG GTCATCTGTGAAAATGGTTCGCTATTCACTTGACCCGGAGAACCCCACGAAAT CATGCAAATCAAGAGGTTCCAATCTTCGTGTTCACTTTAAG AACACTCGTGAAACTGCTCAGGCCATCAAGGGTATGCATATACGAAAAGCCACGAAGTATCTGAAAGACGTCACTTTACAGAAACAGTGTGTACCATTCCGACGTTACAATGGTGGAGTTGGCAGGTGTGCGCAG GCCAAGCAGTGGGGCTGGACACAAGGTCGGTGGCCCAAAAAGAGTGCTGAATTTTTGCTGCACATGCTTAAAAACGCAGAGAGTAATGCTGAACTTAAG GGTTTAGATGTAGATTCTCTGGTCATTGAGCATATCCAAGTGAACAAAGCACCTAAGATGCGCCGCCGGACCTACAGAGCTCATGGTCGGATTAACCCATACATGAGCTCTCCCTGCCACATTGAGATGATCCTTACAGAAAAGGAACAGATTGTTCCTAAACCAGAAGAGGAGGTTGCCCAGAAGAAAAAG atatcccagaagaaactgaagaaacaaaaacttatgGCACGGGAGTAA
- the C17H18orf32 gene encoding UPF0729 protein C18orf32 homolog — protein sequence MVCIPCIVIPVLLWIYKKFLEPYIYPLVSPFVSRIWPKKAIQESNDTNKGKVDCKGADMNGLPTKGPTEISDKKKD from the exons ATGGTGTGCATTCCTTGTATCGTCATTCCAGTTCTGCTCTGGATCTACAAAAAATTCCTGGAGCCATACATATACCCTCTGGTTTCCCCCTTCGTTAGTCGTATATGGCCTAAGAAAGCAATACAAGAATCCAATGATACAAACAAAGGCAAAGTGGACTGTAAG gGTGCAGACATGAATGGATTACCAACAAAAGGACCAACAGAAATCTCTGATAAGAAGAAAGACTAA
- the RPL17 gene encoding large ribosomal subunit protein uL22 isoform X2 — translation MVRYSLDPENPTKSCKSRGSNLRVHFKNTRETAQAIKGMHIRKATKYLKDVTLQKQCVPFRRYNGGVGRCAQAKQWGWTQGRWPKKSAEFLLHMLKNAESNAELKGLDVDSLVIEHIQVNKAPKMRRRTYRAHGRINPYMSSPCHIEMILTEKEQIVPKPEEEVAQKKKISQKKLKKQKLMARE, via the exons ATGGTTCGCTATTCACTTGACCCGGAGAACCCCACGAAAT CATGCAAATCAAGAGGTTCCAATCTTCGTGTTCACTTTAAG AACACTCGTGAAACTGCTCAGGCCATCAAGGGTATGCATATACGAAAAGCCACGAAGTATCTGAAAGACGTCACTTTACAGAAACAGTGTGTACCATTCCGACGTTACAATGGTGGAGTTGGCAGGTGTGCGCAG GCCAAGCAGTGGGGCTGGACACAAGGTCGGTGGCCCAAAAAGAGTGCTGAATTTTTGCTGCACATGCTTAAAAACGCAGAGAGTAATGCTGAACTTAAG GGTTTAGATGTAGATTCTCTGGTCATTGAGCATATCCAAGTGAACAAAGCACCTAAGATGCGCCGCCGGACCTACAGAGCTCATGGTCGGATTAACCCATACATGAGCTCTCCCTGCCACATTGAGATGATCCTTACAGAAAAGGAACAGATTGTTCCTAAACCAGAAGAGGAGGTTGCCCAGAAGAAAAAG atatcccagaagaaactgaagaaacaaaaacttatgGCACGGGAGTAA